A genomic stretch from Mya arenaria isolate MELC-2E11 chromosome 10, ASM2691426v1 includes:
- the LOC128206817 gene encoding putative nuclease HARBI1 yields MRHKSLSAMDKLLITLRYLATGGIQLNDADMHNVSQPAVSKILTEVTNHLSSADVLGRFVRFPLTVRELDAQVQQFYGLAQFPKVVGVIDGTHIRIQAPSEDEPSFVNRKGFHSINVQVVFDGLNRIANVVARWPGSAHDSIILQQSGLRNLFDEGHVPNGQYHLLGDSGYSGRRWLLTPYLNPQPGSQTAYNRSHKITRAKVERGIGQLKRRFGVLHGEIRVQPEKACRIVLTCAVLHNICKARNIPMPDVIDNGGNANNMDNNIAPQHGMQYRDYFANTYF; encoded by the exons ATGAGACATAAGAGTTTGTCGGCTATGGACAAACTCCTTATTACTCTAAGGTACTTAGCAACAGGGGGAATTCAGCTAAACGATGCTGACATGCACAATGTCTCACAGCCAGCAGTATCAAAAATATTGACTGAAGTGACAAATCATCTGTCATCTGCTGATGTTTTGGGAAGGTTTGTGCGTTTCCCACTAACAGTGAGGGAGCTTGATGCACAGGTTCAACAGTTTTATGGACTGGCACAGTTTCCAAAGGTGGTGGGTGTCATAGATGGTACCCACATACGTATTCAGGCCCCTTCGGAGGATGAGCCGTCTTTTGTCAACAGGAAGGGTTTCCATTCAATTAACGTACAAGTTGTGTTTGATGGTTTAAACAGAATAGCAAATGTGGTTGCCCGATGGCCAGGGTCTGCACATGACAGCATAATTCTTCAGCAGAGTGGCCTTAGGAACCTATTTGATGAAGGTCACGTACCTAATGGTCAATACCATCTTCTTGGGGACAGCGGATATTCTGGGCGAAGGTGGCTACTTACCCCATACCTCAATCCCCAGCCTGGTAGCCAAACAGCATACAACAG atcCCATAAAATTACTAGAGCCAAGGTGGAGAGAGGCATAGGCCAACTTAAAAGACGATTCGGTGTTCTCCATGGTGAAATTAGGGTGCAGCCAGAAAAAGCTTGCAG AATTGTTCTGACCTGCGCTGTTTTGCACAATATCTGTAAAGCGCGGAACATACCAATGCCAGACGTGATTGATAACGGCGGCAATGCTAACAACATGGACAATAACATTGCTCCTCAACATGGTATGCAGTACAGAGATTACTTCGCCAACACCTACTTTTAA